In Miscanthus floridulus cultivar M001 chromosome 5, ASM1932011v1, whole genome shotgun sequence, one genomic interval encodes:
- the LOC136453578 gene encoding pleckstrin homology domain-containing protein 1-like, with protein sequence MAASLWRAVMGTGAASTDATDSAGGGVEFWRAPERVGWLTKQGEYIKTWRRRWFVLKQGRLFWFKESTVTRASVPRGVIPVASCLTVKGAEDVLNRPYAFELSTPRETMYFIADTEKEKEEWINSIGRSIVQNSLSVTDAEVVDYDSRPGDK encoded by the coding sequence ATGGCGGCGAGCTTGTGGCGGGCGGTGATGGGCACCGGCGCGGCGTCCACGGACGCCACCGACTCCGCGGGCGGCGGCGTCGAGTTCTGGCGCGCCCCGGAGCGCGTGGGTTGGCTGACCAAGCAGGGCGAGTACATCAAgacgtggcggcggcggtggttcgTGCTCAAGCAGGGGCGGCTCTTCTGGTTCAAGGAGTCGACCGTCACGCGCGCCTCCGTGCCCCGCGGTGTCATCCCTGTCGCCTCCTGCCTCACCGTCAAGGGCGCCGAGGACGTGCTCAACCGACCCTACGCCTTCGAGCTCTCCACCCCGCGCGAGACCATGTACTTCATTGCTGACaccgagaaggagaaggaggagtggATCAACTCCATCGGGCGCTCCATCGTCCAGAACTCCCTCTCCGTCACCGACGCCGAGGTCGTCGACTACGACAGCCGCCCTGGCGACAAATGA